The Shewanella mangrovisoli genome has a window encoding:
- the nfsB gene encoding oxygen-insensitive NAD(P)H nitroreductase: protein MSDLSFLAKKRYTTKAFDPTKTIPADKIAEIKTLLQFSPSSTNSQPWHFVLAGTAEGKALIAQATENYAFNTQKILNASHVVVLCTRTQLDEAHLLQVLEQEAKDGRFASEEAKQGQHNGRSFFANMHKYELKDAQHWMEKQVYLALGTLMLGASVLDIDACPIEGFDATKLNQVLGLREKGLCASVVVALGYRSEEDFNAKLPKSRLAQEVIFTEI from the coding sequence ATGAGTGATTTAAGTTTTCTCGCTAAAAAGCGTTACACCACTAAGGCCTTTGATCCAACAAAGACGATTCCTGCCGACAAGATTGCCGAAATCAAGACCTTACTGCAATTCAGCCCATCATCGACCAACTCGCAGCCTTGGCACTTTGTATTGGCTGGCACGGCGGAAGGCAAAGCCTTGATCGCACAAGCGACCGAAAACTACGCCTTCAATACTCAAAAAATTCTCAACGCTTCCCATGTAGTCGTGCTGTGTACGCGCACTCAACTCGATGAAGCCCATCTACTGCAAGTGCTAGAGCAAGAAGCCAAAGATGGCCGCTTTGCCAGTGAAGAAGCCAAGCAAGGTCAACATAATGGTCGTTCTTTCTTTGCCAATATGCACAAATATGAGCTAAAAGACGCCCAGCATTGGATGGAGAAGCAAGTGTATTTAGCACTGGGTACCCTGATGTTGGGCGCAAGTGTGCTCGATATCGATGCCTGTCCAATCGAAGGTTTCGATGCGACTAAACTCAATCAAGTCTTAGGCCTGCGCGAAAAAGGCCTGTGCGCCTCTGTGGTGGTCGCTCTAGGTTACCGCTCCGAAGAAGATTTTAACGCTAAGTTACCTAAGTCGCGTTTAGCGCAAGAGGTTATCTTTACCGAGATCTAA
- a CDS encoding GGDEF/EAL domain-containing response regulator — protein sequence MVSQSQEIVFLDEPIASTAVKAAKAVKILTVDDDINFQRSTAFALSTLTILGSKIELTQAFSYAEACQIVANEDDFAIALVDVVMETEDAGLRLVRGIREVLGNEKIRIILLTGQPGMAPVFNVMRDYDINDYWTKSELSADRLQTILTTNLRSYQQISNIANAKRGLQLIAESSGALYTSRNIKELSSKMLQQLAILLNLPSGGIVCVKAINDLSEFGHIHQIIGASGEFESYYGKALQQLEQQHIRIQLELSLSSKQSRIEPQYTCLFFPGELAGNDYAVYLATGRLLDATETELIRVFSMNICGGLHSVSLMSQLDKIAFEDPLLKIPNRNVLIRTLDGILKEDVRDKFNLLLIDIDKFSDFNHVFGSEHGNNMLKHVANSLREQFDASVLVSRLKDDKFAILGPKHLVTAALIEQLFVAPYQQGTSCITVNISTVTLPLELAEGDAVAAITQLNMALKKAKSLGIRQHVTYQPNNDDVTSHFELLQALQLGITQGDIHIALQPQVSLQTGEVVGVEALARWTLPNGDKVPPLRFIPIAEATGLITQLGEQLFVQSCQAMHALAEAGYQNLRIGVNLSAMQFEQEKIVNQLHSHIEAAQIASKHIEIEVTESIAMQNFEVINKQLKALRNMNIKVAIDDFGTGFSSLAYLSKLTFDRIKIDKSFIDNITTDDGAAAIVDSIILLGERFKMNVIAEGVETREQARWLKDRGCHDAQGYFYAKPMPLQELLVWLANYQKSIL from the coding sequence ATGGTTAGTCAATCGCAAGAAATTGTTTTTTTAGATGAACCCATAGCAAGCACAGCGGTAAAGGCTGCAAAAGCTGTCAAAATACTCACAGTTGATGACGATATTAACTTCCAACGCTCTACCGCATTTGCACTGTCTACCCTGACCATTCTTGGCTCAAAAATAGAATTAACCCAAGCATTTAGCTACGCAGAAGCCTGCCAAATCGTCGCCAATGAAGACGATTTTGCCATTGCCTTAGTCGATGTGGTGATGGAGACCGAAGACGCAGGGCTGAGATTAGTTCGCGGCATTCGAGAAGTGCTCGGCAACGAGAAAATTCGCATTATTCTGCTCACCGGACAACCCGGTATGGCACCGGTTTTTAACGTGATGCGTGACTATGATATCAACGATTATTGGACTAAGTCGGAACTCTCCGCCGATCGCCTACAAACCATCTTGACCACCAACCTGCGCTCCTATCAACAGATCAGCAATATCGCCAACGCAAAACGCGGGCTGCAATTAATCGCCGAGTCCAGCGGCGCCCTCTATACCTCGCGCAATATCAAAGAACTCTCGAGCAAGATGCTACAGCAACTGGCCATACTGCTGAATTTGCCTTCGGGCGGAATTGTCTGTGTCAAAGCCATTAATGATCTCAGCGAGTTTGGTCATATACATCAGATCATTGGTGCCTCGGGGGAATTTGAGTCTTACTATGGCAAAGCCTTACAACAGCTCGAGCAGCAACATATTCGCATCCAGCTCGAATTATCACTCAGCAGTAAACAATCACGCATCGAACCACAATACACTTGTCTGTTTTTCCCCGGCGAACTGGCTGGCAATGACTATGCGGTTTACCTCGCCACGGGGCGACTCTTAGATGCGACCGAAACCGAGCTCATTCGCGTCTTTAGCATGAATATCTGCGGCGGCTTGCACAGCGTCTCCTTGATGAGTCAGTTGGATAAAATCGCCTTCGAAGATCCTTTACTCAAGATCCCGAATCGCAATGTACTCATTCGCACACTCGATGGCATTTTAAAGGAGGATGTTCGCGATAAATTTAATCTATTACTCATCGATATCGATAAGTTTTCAGACTTTAACCATGTGTTTGGCTCTGAGCATGGCAATAATATGCTCAAACATGTTGCCAATAGCCTGAGGGAACAGTTCGATGCGAGCGTGCTCGTCAGCCGCTTAAAGGATGATAAGTTTGCCATTTTAGGCCCGAAGCACTTAGTCACCGCCGCACTGATTGAGCAGCTGTTTGTCGCCCCCTATCAACAGGGTACCTCCTGTATTACCGTCAATATCAGCACTGTGACTCTCCCTCTAGAGCTCGCCGAAGGGGATGCGGTCGCCGCCATCACTCAACTGAATATGGCGCTCAAAAAGGCCAAGAGTCTGGGCATTCGTCAACATGTGACCTATCAACCCAACAACGATGATGTGACGTCACATTTTGAGTTACTACAGGCACTGCAGTTAGGCATTACCCAAGGGGATATTCATATTGCTCTGCAGCCACAGGTGTCGTTACAAACGGGGGAAGTCGTTGGGGTCGAAGCGCTGGCGCGCTGGACTTTACCCAATGGTGATAAGGTGCCGCCCCTACGTTTTATCCCCATCGCCGAAGCGACGGGGCTAATCACTCAGTTGGGGGAACAACTGTTTGTGCAATCGTGCCAAGCCATGCATGCACTCGCCGAGGCGGGTTATCAAAACTTACGTATTGGCGTTAACCTCTCCGCAATGCAATTTGAGCAGGAAAAAATCGTTAATCAACTGCATAGCCATATAGAAGCGGCGCAGATTGCCAGCAAACATATCGAAATTGAAGTCACAGAATCCATTGCCATGCAGAATTTTGAGGTGATCAATAAACAACTCAAAGCGCTGCGCAATATGAATATCAAGGTCGCGATCGATGACTTTGGTACTGGGTTTTCTTCCCTTGCCTACCTTAGCAAGCTGACCTTTGACAGGATTAAAATTGATAAATCCTTTATCGATAATATCACCACCGACGATGGCGCCGCGGCAATTGTCGACAGCATTATTCTCCTCGGTGAACGCTTTAAGATGAATGTGATTGCCGAAGGCGTTGAAACCCGCGAGCAAGCCCGCTGGCTTAAAGATCGCGGCTGCCATGATGCCCAAGGCTATTTTTACGCTAAACCTATGCCGCTCCAAGAGTTATTAGTGTGGCTCGCCAATTACCAAAAAAGCATTCTGTGA
- a CDS encoding sugar-binding protein yields MARLLMLLIAFSLLPLSCGYGKDLKFAVVPKFYSVFFDQSKTGCIDAAAQIKGVECIYRGPESSSVRLQDQVINQLIDEGVDGIAVAVTQSKHLAENSLKRAKEAGIPVVTYDSDLDASIDEDPKSLRLAYIGTDNFALGQSLGEELKKLRPNGGTLIMQSGRPDSPNLNLRLMGVRSALSGKTYHTPPGELLNNDLGWTEVREPLFNFDQLSQAVKQMESVMKGKPVKANSFVAVGGWAQNDAALYREMMAPYQDKIDNKDIVIIITDTSPEQLTMLKDRLAHINIGQSPYEMGRQAILTLYKIVTKQQYDDIIYTPVTFCTQQNYETCEKPAGM; encoded by the coding sequence ATGGCGAGATTATTGATGCTGCTGATTGCTTTTAGCCTATTACCGCTGTCATGTGGCTACGGAAAGGATCTTAAGTTTGCAGTTGTGCCTAAATTCTATAGTGTTTTCTTTGACCAAAGCAAAACGGGTTGTATTGACGCCGCCGCACAAATTAAAGGGGTTGAATGCATCTATCGAGGACCCGAATCAAGTAGCGTGAGATTGCAAGATCAAGTGATAAATCAGCTGATTGATGAAGGTGTGGATGGAATTGCCGTCGCGGTTACGCAATCTAAACATCTTGCCGAGAATAGCCTAAAGAGGGCAAAGGAAGCTGGTATTCCTGTTGTTACCTATGACTCAGACTTGGATGCTTCTATCGATGAAGATCCTAAGAGTTTACGTTTGGCCTATATCGGCACTGATAATTTTGCATTAGGTCAGTCGTTAGGTGAAGAGCTTAAAAAGTTACGACCCAATGGGGGAACCCTTATCATGCAATCGGGGCGACCCGATTCTCCAAATCTGAATTTAAGACTGATGGGCGTGCGCTCCGCGTTATCTGGCAAAACTTACCATACCCCTCCAGGTGAATTGCTCAATAACGATCTGGGCTGGACTGAAGTGCGCGAGCCTTTGTTTAATTTTGACCAACTCAGTCAAGCGGTTAAGCAAATGGAGTCCGTGATGAAAGGCAAACCAGTGAAGGCTAATTCCTTCGTTGCTGTAGGCGGTTGGGCACAAAATGATGCGGCCCTCTACCGTGAAATGATGGCTCCCTATCAAGATAAAATCGATAACAAGGACATCGTCATTATTATTACCGACACCTCTCCAGAGCAATTAACTATGTTGAAAGACCGCCTTGCCCATATCAACATTGGTCAAAGTCCCTATGAAATGGGAAGGCAGGCCATTTTGACCTTATATAAAATTGTCACCAAACAACAATACGACGACATTATCTACACACCTGTGACCTTCTGCACTCAACAGAACTATGAGACCTGCGAGAAACCTGCGGGAATGTAA
- the hemG gene encoding menaquinone-dependent protoporphyrinogen IX dehydrogenase, which translates to MKKILIIFSSVHGQTRKITNQLAQQLKELGNSVVIADIKAVPAMESFDKIIIGASIRHGKHNPALYEFIQKHQQILTQKVSGFFSVSLVARKPEKNTPETNPYMQAFLSKTTWRPKLLQVFGGNLNYQGYNALDRNIIRFIMWLTKGPTDPVTNVEYTDWQKVNDFGQQIHQA; encoded by the coding sequence GTGAAAAAAATTCTGATCATCTTCTCTAGTGTTCATGGTCAAACTCGTAAAATCACCAATCAATTGGCGCAGCAACTCAAAGAGTTAGGCAACTCAGTGGTGATTGCGGATATTAAGGCCGTCCCTGCGATGGAATCCTTCGATAAGATCATTATTGGCGCCAGCATTCGTCACGGGAAACATAACCCAGCGCTGTATGAGTTTATTCAGAAGCATCAACAGATCCTCACGCAAAAGGTGAGTGGCTTTTTCTCCGTCAGTTTAGTCGCGCGTAAGCCAGAGAAAAACACCCCAGAAACCAACCCCTATATGCAGGCGTTTTTAAGTAAAACGACGTGGCGTCCTAAGCTGTTACAGGTATTTGGCGGTAACTTAAATTACCAAGGCTATAACGCCTTAGATAGAAATATCATCCGCTTTATCATGTGGTTAACTAAGGGGCCTACGGATCCTGTCACTAATGTTGAATACACTGACTGGCAAAAAGTGAATGATTTTGGCCAACAGATCCATCAAGCCTAA
- a CDS encoding thiol:disulfide interchange protein DsbA/DsbL encodes MIKPLALAVALIVAPFSAFAANYVEGTHYTQISDKAPSSEPKLTEFFSFYCHNCFNMETNYLPDIKANLNKGIAFDTKHVDFMNSDIGTEVMRSLAVIQELDNKDALTHAMFAAIQGEAGANGHDHSAPGHKHEPQINSRDDIKQVFAKFGIDAAKYDKLADSKSTDEKLALWRAQQNQFRVESVPAFIVNDKYAVNLSSIRTLDELIGLINYLAVEKDAQAPKSSGGSLNWLFLAFAAAMALGRQKRLS; translated from the coding sequence ATGATCAAACCATTAGCCTTGGCTGTCGCCTTAATCGTTGCACCATTTAGCGCCTTTGCCGCGAATTATGTTGAAGGTACTCATTACACTCAAATCTCTGACAAAGCGCCGAGCAGCGAACCCAAACTGACTGAGTTTTTCTCCTTCTATTGCCATAACTGCTTCAACATGGAAACCAACTATCTGCCCGATATCAAAGCGAACCTAAACAAAGGCATTGCATTTGATACTAAGCATGTCGACTTTATGAATAGCGACATTGGCACCGAAGTGATGCGCTCACTGGCAGTGATCCAAGAGTTAGATAATAAAGATGCATTAACCCATGCGATGTTCGCCGCGATTCAAGGCGAAGCAGGCGCAAATGGCCACGACCACAGTGCGCCAGGTCATAAGCACGAGCCACAAATCAACAGTCGTGACGACATTAAACAAGTCTTCGCTAAGTTTGGTATCGATGCGGCCAAGTACGACAAACTGGCCGACAGCAAGAGTACAGATGAAAAGCTCGCCCTATGGCGTGCCCAGCAGAACCAATTCCGCGTTGAAAGCGTGCCTGCTTTTATCGTGAATGATAAATATGCGGTTAACTTAAGCAGTATCAGAACCTTAGATGAACTAATTGGCCTGATTAACTACCTAGCAGTCGAAAAAGATGCTCAGGCACCTAAGAGTTCTGGCGGTAGCCTAAACTGGTTATTCTTAGCCTTTGCCGCAGCGATGGCTCTTGGCCGTCAAAAGCGTTTGAGCTAA
- a CDS encoding J domain-containing protein, which produces MFDIFTTTHSEQRAVLYEGSEEISVKTAKLMLSRLYTNYYNEIERERVIYVLTKLGYLTSDNVKNNTENSDSLLDRANETIRKANARINELKLQLKAAELTISELYEANQELNNRLQELSCSFSDKDILGFDQLPSGYELKKRYKCLASIHHPDKGGSKHMMQRINESYENLKSQVA; this is translated from the coding sequence ATGTTTGATATTTTTACTACTACTCACTCTGAGCAAAGAGCCGTGCTTTATGAAGGCAGTGAAGAGATCTCAGTTAAGACTGCTAAGTTAATGCTCAGTCGCCTTTATACAAATTATTACAATGAGATAGAGAGAGAAAGGGTTATTTATGTCTTAACTAAATTAGGTTATCTGACTTCAGATAATGTAAAAAATAATACTGAAAATAGTGACAGCTTACTCGATAGAGCAAATGAAACTATTCGTAAAGCTAATGCACGAATCAATGAACTGAAGCTTCAACTAAAAGCAGCTGAACTCACAATTTCAGAATTGTACGAGGCAAATCAAGAATTGAACAATAGACTACAAGAGTTATCTTGTAGTTTTTCAGACAAAGATATTCTCGGTTTTGATCAACTGCCGTCAGGCTATGAGCTTAAGAAGAGGTACAAGTGTCTAGCCTCTATACATCATCCTGACAAAGGTGGTAGTAAACATATGATGCAACGAATAAATGAATCTTATGAAAATCTGAAATCACAAGTGGCATAA
- a CDS encoding DUF4382 domain-containing protein → MNIQKSALAIALTGLLFGCGGSDSGEPATQMATFSLGVSDNPADAKSVTIAFRQVVLKNDTGSYSFNVTPNGELKFVDLLEFQGSAVETLVSGQSIPVGEYQMCLYMKNSTVANSESSHVQTFDDTLYGLTTNSNGSCGGVGADESDTGRLFFNKKFTIAAGVNSFVAEFDLSKGLQDPHGNKDYWTLKPTSVQLFNQSEVGAIKGTVGATVMEGCEVAAGGSEFSSAVYLYPANTTLEQMKDFRTEADTATELAPIAAARVNDVTDTNGQVVGHDYEFGFVVAGDYSLGYTCLAQNDDPDVSNNPDDVEAPFFIHAAETGVTVTANGVAERNFP, encoded by the coding sequence ATGAATATTCAAAAAAGTGCTCTAGCGATAGCGTTGACGGGGTTACTGTTTGGTTGCGGCGGCTCTGATTCGGGCGAGCCCGCTACTCAAATGGCGACCTTTAGCCTAGGGGTATCAGACAACCCCGCCGATGCAAAATCGGTCACTATCGCATTTAGACAGGTCGTGCTGAAGAACGACACGGGTAGCTACTCATTTAATGTCACTCCAAATGGCGAGCTTAAGTTTGTCGATCTATTAGAGTTTCAAGGCAGTGCGGTAGAAACGCTGGTGAGTGGTCAATCCATCCCAGTCGGTGAATACCAAATGTGCCTGTATATGAAAAACAGCACAGTGGCCAATAGCGAAAGCTCACACGTACAAACCTTCGATGACACTCTGTATGGGCTAACGACCAACAGCAATGGCTCATGCGGTGGAGTGGGCGCCGATGAAAGTGACACTGGCCGATTGTTTTTTAATAAAAAATTCACCATTGCGGCGGGTGTAAACAGCTTTGTTGCCGAGTTTGATTTAAGCAAAGGTCTGCAAGATCCCCATGGCAACAAAGATTACTGGACGCTGAAACCGACTTCAGTGCAATTATTTAATCAGTCCGAAGTGGGCGCGATTAAAGGCACTGTGGGCGCGACCGTGATGGAAGGCTGTGAAGTCGCCGCAGGTGGCTCTGAGTTCTCGTCAGCGGTTTATTTGTATCCCGCCAATACCACGCTTGAGCAGATGAAAGATTTCAGAACCGAAGCCGACACGGCGACTGAGCTCGCACCGATCGCAGCCGCTCGGGTGAATGATGTCACAGACACAAACGGCCAAGTCGTCGGCCACGATTATGAATTTGGTTTTGTGGTCGCGGGTGATTACAGCTTAGGCTATACCTGCTTAGCGCAAAATGATGATCCGGATGTGAGTAACAATCCCGATGATGTGGAAGCGCCTTTCTTTATCCATGCTGCAGAAACTGGGGTGACAGTTACCGCTAATGGCGTTGCTGAGCGTAACTTTCCGTAG
- a CDS encoding cytochrome b/b6 domain-containing protein gives MSEKLTQALGFLLARLHVWIVLSSTLLVCTSPWIFIGRSLRANASIWDYLHVYLGLICAVLGILFLLRNTLLGKWHQYFAWLVGDWGQLAQDIKGLLKGKLPVAGGKGLFSTIEGIGMLLLVATGVTGAIWFIYQGTPLAMTWRGYHQVCADFFIGFLVVHLVLAATHIIEFIRQ, from the coding sequence ATGTCAGAAAAATTAACGCAGGCACTCGGTTTTTTGTTGGCACGTTTGCACGTTTGGATTGTGCTGTCTTCTACTTTACTCGTCTGTACTAGTCCGTGGATCTTTATCGGCAGAAGCCTGCGTGCTAATGCCAGTATCTGGGATTATCTGCATGTTTATCTTGGATTAATCTGTGCCGTACTCGGGATCTTATTTCTACTGCGCAATACACTTCTAGGGAAATGGCATCAGTATTTTGCCTGGTTGGTGGGAGATTGGGGGCAACTAGCGCAGGACATTAAAGGACTGTTAAAGGGCAAATTGCCGGTCGCGGGTGGTAAGGGCTTGTTCAGTACGATTGAAGGCATAGGCATGTTGCTGCTGGTGGCCACTGGCGTGACGGGCGCGATATGGTTTATTTATCAAGGCACTCCGCTTGCGATGACTTGGCGCGGGTATCATCAAGTCTGTGCCGATTTTTTTATTGGTTTTTTAGTCGTTCACTTGGTGCTTGCAGCAACACATATTATTGAATTTATTCGCCAATAA
- a CDS encoding MFS transporter: MNATQTPNPKALLLWMTFVMSLVFAVWQALLNNFVIEKAQFTGAEIGMLQSLREIPGFLAFTAIFVLLLVREQAFALLSLALLCIGVAITGFFPQVLGLYLTTILMSVGFHYFETINQSLTLQWVDKQDAAAFMGKALAWRSAAALVGYGSIWLVMTWLKLDYWHMYLIIGVLGLLMVISMSLYYPQFDTHEVQHKKVILRKRYWLYYLLTFFSGARRQIFMVFAGFMMVEKFGYSVSEITALFLINYVVNLLFAPAIGRFIGRIGERNALTVEYIGLFFVFVSYALVEQPHMAAALYVIDHLLFAMAIAMKTYFQKIADSKDIAATMSVSFTINHIAAVVIPVLLGLLWLSDPALVFYIGAGFAVCSLVLALNVPRHPSPGNETYWAWPAKSIDKPSLDS, translated from the coding sequence ATGAACGCAACTCAAACCCCAAATCCAAAGGCATTACTGCTGTGGATGACCTTTGTTATGTCGCTGGTCTTCGCTGTCTGGCAAGCCCTGCTCAATAACTTCGTGATTGAAAAAGCGCAATTTACCGGCGCCGAAATTGGTATGCTGCAAAGCCTGCGGGAAATCCCCGGATTCTTAGCCTTTACCGCTATTTTTGTATTGCTGTTAGTGCGCGAACAAGCCTTTGCTCTGTTGTCATTGGCCTTGCTCTGTATTGGTGTGGCGATTACTGGCTTTTTCCCGCAGGTGTTGGGGCTATACCTAACCACAATTCTGATGTCAGTTGGGTTTCATTATTTTGAAACCATTAACCAATCCCTCACCCTGCAATGGGTCGATAAACAAGACGCTGCGGCGTTTATGGGTAAAGCCCTCGCATGGCGCTCGGCGGCGGCCTTAGTCGGTTATGGCAGTATTTGGCTAGTCATGACTTGGCTGAAGCTAGACTACTGGCATATGTACTTGATTATTGGTGTATTAGGTTTACTGATGGTCATCAGCATGAGCCTGTATTACCCCCAGTTCGACACCCATGAAGTGCAACATAAAAAGGTCATCCTACGTAAACGATACTGGTTGTATTACTTACTGACCTTCTTCTCCGGCGCCCGTCGGCAGATTTTTATGGTGTTTGCAGGCTTTATGATGGTCGAGAAATTCGGCTATAGCGTTAGCGAAATCACCGCCCTGTTCCTTATCAATTATGTGGTTAATCTGCTTTTCGCCCCAGCAATTGGCCGCTTTATCGGCCGTATTGGTGAACGTAATGCCCTCACAGTGGAATACATTGGGCTGTTTTTTGTGTTTGTCAGCTATGCCCTTGTCGAACAACCCCATATGGCCGCCGCGCTCTATGTGATTGACCATTTACTGTTTGCGATGGCGATAGCCATGAAAACCTATTTCCAAAAGATTGCCGACAGCAAAGATATTGCCGCCACTATGTCGGTCAGCTTTACCATTAACCATATCGCCGCAGTCGTTATCCCCGTACTCTTAGGCCTACTCTGGCTAAGCGATCCTGCCCTCGTCTTCTATATAGGTGCAGGCTTTGCGGTGTGCTCATTAGTATTGGCTCTCAATGTGCCGCGCCACCCATCCCCCGGAAATGAAACCTACTGGGCATGGCCAGCTAAAAGCATTGATAAACCGAGTCTCGACAGTTAA
- a CDS encoding TIGR03899 family protein has protein sequence MKDSDILMLADEAAPAAEVSARKKALLLGRQLGLASEQEYRPANASIAERAQHRERKLASQYQANVETIFALALSYTPSDVTGVDLDPDWSHQFFLMAEQIHNRKMQDLWARILSSEIVNPGNFSLRTLALLKQLTHREAQILEKALGMAAKVNNEQRLKLISGYRLTGGLGQYFRKNSTVTLGLSQFGLPYSSILTLVDAGILHSSEFETGLLNSKTPIQLSMPGIQMKLTPKSGNLLFSYYRLTPIGDELAQLVLPKQDQEYLKALQALFSKDFKIE, from the coding sequence ATGAAGGATTCAGATATTTTAATGCTTGCGGATGAAGCAGCTCCCGCAGCCGAGGTCTCGGCCCGTAAAAAAGCCCTGCTCCTTGGACGCCAACTCGGGCTCGCCAGCGAGCAGGAATATCGCCCCGCCAATGCCTCTATTGCCGAACGTGCACAGCATAGGGAGCGCAAACTCGCCAGCCAATATCAGGCCAATGTCGAAACCATTTTCGCCCTCGCCTTGAGCTACACACCATCGGATGTTACGGGGGTCGATCTCGACCCCGACTGGAGTCATCAATTCTTCCTGATGGCGGAGCAAATCCACAACCGTAAAATGCAGGATCTGTGGGCCCGTATTCTCTCGAGTGAAATCGTCAACCCGGGTAACTTTAGTCTGCGCACCTTAGCGCTACTCAAACAACTTACCCACAGAGAAGCGCAAATCCTCGAAAAGGCCCTCGGTATGGCGGCCAAGGTCAATAATGAGCAGCGCTTAAAACTGATCAGCGGCTATCGACTCACTGGCGGACTCGGGCAGTATTTTCGCAAAAATAGCACTGTCACTCTTGGCTTATCCCAATTCGGTCTGCCCTACTCCAGCATTCTCACCTTGGTCGATGCTGGGATACTCCACAGCAGTGAGTTTGAAACCGGGTTACTCAACAGCAAAACTCCCATCCAACTGAGCATGCCCGGCATCCAAATGAAGCTCACCCCCAAGAGCGGAAACCTGCTGTTTAGCTACTATCGATTGACGCCGATTGGCGATGAACTGGCGCAGCTCGTATTGCCCAAACAGGATCAAGAATACCTTAAGGCGTTACAGGCGCTGTTTTCTAAGGATTTCAAAATCGAGTAA
- a CDS encoding DNA-J related domain-containing protein yields MLLAKPSLSAEAQSATLSTTKGDNPLIWPVLSVLQASNQSWKIHHLATELQNRGLIHPLDENPGNDLFKRNFLLMNALFELQEILMPKQWLQVKAMEIQIFRLVPSNVNLLIMEDTSLREYYLDWNNYDTSENVVRELLEAFWSSYKSYIGLNVNLMHKGHALRVFELDESATPRDIRKQWRRLALKWHPDRPEGDAARFREVCEAWQSLRDIA; encoded by the coding sequence ATGCTACTCGCTAAACCTTCACTCAGTGCAGAAGCTCAATCGGCAACGCTCTCGACCACTAAGGGCGATAACCCGTTAATCTGGCCCGTATTATCCGTGTTACAAGCCTCTAATCAAAGCTGGAAAATCCATCATCTCGCCACCGAACTGCAAAATCGCGGGCTAATCCATCCGTTAGATGAAAACCCAGGTAATGATTTGTTTAAACGCAATTTTTTACTGATGAATGCCCTGTTTGAACTGCAAGAGATCCTGATGCCAAAGCAATGGCTGCAAGTCAAAGCCATGGAGATCCAAATTTTCCGCCTCGTCCCTTCCAACGTTAACCTATTGATAATGGAAGATACTTCCCTGCGGGAATACTATCTTGACTGGAATAACTATGACACCAGTGAAAACGTGGTGCGCGAATTATTAGAAGCCTTCTGGAGCAGTTATAAGAGCTATATTGGCTTGAATGTGAATTTGATGCATAAGGGCCATGCCCTGAGGGTATTCGAGTTGGATGAGAGCGCAACCCCAAGGGATATTCGCAAACAGTGGCGCCGTTTAGCGCTGAAATGGCATCCCGATAGACCCGAAGGCGACGCCGCGCGTTTTCGCGAAGTCTGTGAGGCTTGGCAATCCCTGCGCGATATTGCTTAA